One window of Clarias gariepinus isolate MV-2021 ecotype Netherlands chromosome 21, CGAR_prim_01v2, whole genome shotgun sequence genomic DNA carries:
- the tmc2b gene encoding transmembrane channel-like protein 2-B, protein MPRQKTGITANLEDVGIEIDAELDSDDDIRRPRSAGRPRAAARRVKAKTAASDDEEEEEDETPRQRRGRRRRNDNLEDNNSEKPRGRRKATNRKKTNAAAQDSDVDSEEDKGSKKKNGKGASKKEKEEENNKEKTGKGKAGKEKGDKKKKGEGSSSSGSESDAESLSEGEMARLKEEVEEKKKLIATLRNKPWRMKRRLLILKEAQEFVEKFEGALGKGKGRKLYAFKVMMTKKLIKFNRDFDNFKTACIPWERKIKEVESHFGSSVASYFIFLRWMYGLNLVLFGLMFGLVVIPEVLMGLPYGSIPRKTVPREEQDTAMDFSVLFEFGGYCRYSVLFYGYYNNQNTIGLLKFRLPLSYFLVGIGIFGYSLMVVIRTMARNANEGGDGGEESDFVFCWKLFTSWDYLIGNPETADNKYASITTSFKESIVDEQENLKDENIHLRRFLRVLANVLILCSLGGSGYLIYFVVKRSQDFAKLDSNQLSWYQKNEVEFVMSLLGLVCPPLFETIAELEDYHPRIALKWQLGRIFALFLGNLYTFLFALIDDVNEKLEKEKLIKNETDWALNQYYANYTLYHNVTENIPPPDISPADVIRGPCWETEVGIEFVKLTVSDIQVTYLTILVGDFMRALIVRFLNYCWCWDLEAGFPSYSEFDISGNVLGLIFNQGMIWMGAFYAPGLVGINILRLVTSMYFQCWAVMSSNVPHERVFKASRSNNFYMGILLLVLFLSLMPVVYTMMTMSPSFDCGPFSGRQKMYDVVIETIQNLPTFVANIFTYASNPGLIISVVLLMVLAIYYLNTVSKAYQKANMDLKRKIQMQRDEEKNRRNNKDSTNQVMKDLEDLLPNKSLIPTTPAKEEAENSARKPPAGKSPKVTEKAGTATSGKAVKMQKDVSLAAVNPRQPVTRSPAPGGRGRGPPPV, encoded by the exons ATGCCACGCCAAAAAACAGGCATTACTGCGAATCTGGAAGACG TTGGAATTGAGATAGATGCTGAGTTAGACAGTGATG ACGACATCAGGAGACCAAGAAGTGCAGGAAGACCCAGAGCTGCTGCTCGCAGAGTGAAAGCAAAAACAGCAGCTAGtgatgatgaagaggaggaggaagatgaaACTCCTCGCCAAAGACGAGGCAGAAGAAGGAGAAATGACAATCTTGAAGACAACAATAGTGAGAAACCACGTGGGCGGAGAAAGGCTACCAACAGAAAGAAGACCAATGCTGCAGCCCAGGATTCTGATGTGGAcagtgaagaggacaaagggaGCAAGAAGAAGAATGGAAAAGGAGCaagcaaaaaggaaaaagaggaagagaacaATAAGGAGAAAACTGGAAAAGGAAAAGCTGGGAAAGAAAAGGgcgataaaaagaaaaaaggagaaggtAGCAG CTCATCTGGGAGTGAATCTGATGCTGAGTCCCTGTCAGAGGGTGAAATGGCTCGGCTAAAAGAGGAGGTCgaagaaaagaagaaacttATTGCTACACTTCGAAACAAACCATGGCGGATGAAAAGAAGACTCCTGATTTTGAA GGAAGCACAAGAGTTTGTAGAGAAGTTTGAAGGTGCTTTGGGTAAAGGGAAAGGACGGAAACTCTACGCCTTTAAAGTCATGATGACCAAG AAATTGATCAAATTCAATCGTGACTTCGATAACTTTAAGACAGCATGCATTCCATGGGAGAGGAAAATCAAAGAAGTAGAAA gtCACTTTGGGTCATCTGTAGCCTCCTACTTCATCTTCCTCAGGTGGATGTATGGCCTTAACCTTGTCCTTTTTGGACTTATGTTTGGGCTTGTTGTCATCCCAGAG GTCCTGATGGGTTTGCCGTATGGCTCCATCCCCAGGAAAACAGTGCCCAGAGAGGAGCAGGATACCGCTATGGACTTCTCGGTTCTTTTTGAGTTTGGA ggTTACTGCAGGTACTCCGTTCTATTTTATGGCTACTATAATAACCAGAATACTATTGGACTCCTTAAGTTTCGTCTACCCTTGTCCTATTTCCTAGTTGGAATAGGAATATTTGGCTACAGCCTGATGGTGGTGATAAGGAc gatggcAAGAAATGCCAATGAAGGAGGTGATGGAGGAGAGGAAAGTGACTTTGTGTTTTGCTGGAAACTCTTCACTAGTTGGGATTACCTCATTGGAAACCCAGAGACAGCTGACAATAAATATGCTTCTATAACAACTAGCTTCAAG GAATCTATAGTGGATGAGCAGGAGAATTTAAAGGACGAGAACATTCATTTGAGGAGATTTCTGCGTGTTCTTGCTAACGTACTGATCCTGTGCAGCCTGGGAGGGAGTGGATATCTTATCTACTTTGTGGTGAAAAGATCACAAGATTTTGCTAAACTGGATAGCAATCAACTATCCTGGTACCAAAAAAATGAG GTGGAGTTCGTAATGTCTCTGTTGGGTTTGGTGTGCCCACCTTTGTTTGAGACCATCGCTGAACTGGAAGATTATCATCCTCGGATTGCCTTGAAGTGGCAGCTGGGCCGCATTTTCGCCCTCTTCCTGGGAAATCTCTACACCTTCCTGTTTGCTCTTATTGATGATGTCAATGAGAAG CTGGAGAAGGAGAAATTGATAAAGAATGAAACCGACTGGGCTTTGAACCAATACTATGCTAACTACACACTGTATCACAACGTGACAGAGAATATTCCTCCACCAGATATTTCACCTGCTGACGTGATCAGGGGTCCTTGCTGGGAGACTGAAGTGGGAATT GAGTTCGTGAAGCTAACAGTCTCAGATATTCAGGTGACGTACCTGACCATCCTGGTTGGAGACTTCATGAGAGCTTTAATTGTACGTTTCCTCAACTACTGCTGGTGCTGGGACCTTGAGGCTGGATTT CCTTCTTATTCAGAGTTCGATATCAGTGGAAATGTTCTTGGGCTAATTTTCAACCAAGGAATGATCTG gATGGGTGCATTTTATGCACCAGGGCTCGTAGGTATAAACATTCTGCGCCTCGTGACCTCCATGTATTTCCAGTGCTGGGCAGTAATGAGCAGTAACGTCCCTCATGAGAGAGTGTTTAAAGCTTCACGCTCCAACAACTTCTACATGGGCATCCTTTTGCTTGTGCTATTCCTCAGCCTCATGCCTGTGGTCTACACCATGATGACCATGTCTCCTTCTTTTGACTGTGGACCCTTCAG TGGGAGACAGAAGATGTATGATGTGGTAATTGAGACGATCCAGAACCTTCCAACATTTGTGGCCAACATCTTTACCTATGCCTCCAACCCGGGACTCATCATATCTGTCGTACTTCTCATGGT GCTAGCAATCTACTACCTAAATACAGTCTCAAAGGCCTATCAAAAAGCCAACATGGATCTGAAGAGAAAGATACAAATG CAAAGAGATGAGGAGAAGAACAGAAGGAACAACAAAGACAGCACTAATCAGGTGATGAAAGACTTGGAGGATCTTCTTCCCAATAAATCCCTGATACCAACAACACCTGCTAAAGAGGAAGCTG